Proteins found in one Eriocheir sinensis breed Jianghai 21 chromosome 14, ASM2467909v1, whole genome shotgun sequence genomic segment:
- the LOC126998680 gene encoding uncharacterized protein LOC126998680 isoform X2, with translation MSNIYNKMYTKTVSKDKIRRTVYGTCVMLAVDGGASGGARPRKVTITLLRRRGCWRALSSRRVGVFAFPEACGPTSVPAPLDLEYLFRCSGKADAAAMQIKICVAYYCRGAPRKARVSLDEFMEPLLDGGRPGSFYLYIYDDKVGLQQASQQFQALPTAWPLEQKPGKGKKAVYDEELTDNDHTYSEWKTYLEKVFSMDDDEESTDNNDDTYSEWKTYLEKVFSVENDEANADNDDDTHTERKVPTDKVFAVEYNELDEAVHEVVEASDMDGTDAHESVHELEQASGGTAAKETPELHPELEQASGGTAAEEDAPELHPELGEASGGTAAEEEAPELHPELGEASGGTAAEEEAPELHPELEQASGGTAAEEEAPELGETSGGTAAEEEATELHPELREASGGTAAEEEAPELGEGSRSGNSATDRAVSRQGEAPSPVHISAAATAFYAYRSLTVPQRFIAHLAGPSDRQLEDLQRSHGVSIVRVRRTLHIKGHRDAVLQCHSHVRDEIAEWRRREVAEAQ, from the exons ATGTCAAACATTTACAATAAAATGTACACAAAAACAGTCAGCAAAGACAAAATCCGGCGCACCGTGTACGGCACCTGCGTCATGCTGGCCGTCGACGGCGGCGCCAGCGGCGGGGCGCGGCCCCGCAAGGTGACCATCACCCTCCTCCGGCGTCGGGGGTGCTGGCGAGCCCTCAGCTCGCGGAGGGTGGGCGTCTTCGCCTTCCCGGAGGCGTGCGGCCCCACCTCCGTCCCTGCCccgctggacctggagtacctcttcaggtgcagcggCAAGGCAGACGCCGCAGCCATGCAGATCAAAATCTGTGTGGCGTACTACTGCCGCGGTGCCCCTCGCAAGGCCCGCGTTAGCTTGGATGAGTTCATGGAGCCGCTGCTTGATGGAGGCCGACCTGGCAGTTTCTACTTGTATATCTACGATGACAAGGTCGGCCTCCAGCAGGCCAGCCAACAGTTCCAGGCTCTTCCCACGGCATGGCCATTGGAACAGAAACCCGGCAAGGGTAAGAAGGCCGTGTATGACGAAGAACTCACTGACAATGATCACACCTACAGTGAATGGAAGACTTACCTGGAAAAGGTGTTTTCgatggatgatgatgaagaaagcaCTGACAATAATGACGACACCTACAGTGAATGGAAGActtacctagaaaaggtgttcTCAGTGGAAAATGATGAAGCAAACGCCGACAACGATGATGACACCCACACTGAAAGGAAGGTTCCCACGGACAAAGTGTTTGCGGTGGAATACAACGAACTTGACGAGGCGGTCCACGAGGTTGTGGAAGCCTCTGATATGGATGGCACTGATGCACACGAGTCGGTCCACGAGCTGGAGCAAGCCTCTGGTGGCACTGCCGCAAAGGAGACCCCCGAGCTGCACCCCGAGCTGGAGCAAGCCTCTGGTGGCACTGCCGCAGAGGAGGATGCCCCCGAGCTGCACCCCGAGCTGGGGGAAGCCTCTGGTGGCactgccgcagaggaggaggcCCCCGAG CTGCACCCCGAGCTGGGGGAAGCCTCTGGTGGCactgccgcagaggaggaggcCCCCGAGCTGCACCCCGAGCTGGAGCAAGCCTCTGGTGGCactgccgcagaggaggaggcCCCCGAGCTGGGGGAAACCTCTGGTGGCACTGCTGCAGAAGAGGAGGCCACCGAGCTGCACCCCGAGCTGAGGGAAGCCTCTGGTGGCACTGCCGCAGAGGAAGAGGCCCCCGAGCTGGGGGAAGGCTCTCGGAGCGGGAATAGTGCCACAGACAGGGCAGTTTCCCGTCAAGGCGAGGCCCCTTCACCAGTGCACATCTCTGCCGCTGCCACAGCTTTCTACGCCTATCGCAGCCTCACCGTGCCTCAGAGATTCATCGCCCATCTCGCAGGCCCCAGTGACCGCCAGCTGGAGGACCTGCAGCGGAGCCACGGCGTCAGCATCGTGCGGGTCCGGCGTACCTTGCACATCAAGGGCCACAGGGACGCCGTCCTGCAGTGCCACAGCCACGTGCGCGATGAAATCGCTGAGTGGCGGAGGCGCGAGGTCGCCGAGGCTCAGTAA
- the LOC126998680 gene encoding uncharacterized protein LOC126998680 isoform X1, producing MSNIYNKMYTKTVSKDKIRRTVYGTCVMLAVDGGASGGARPRKVTITLLRRRGCWRALSSRRVGVFAFPEACGPTSVPAPLDLEYLFRCSGKADAAAMQIKICVAYYCRGAPRKARVSLDEFMEPLLDGGRPGSFYLYIYDDKVGLQQASQQFQALPTAWPLEQKPGKGKKAVYDEELTDNDHTYSEWKTYLEKVFSMDDDEESTDNNDDTYSEWKTYLEKVFSVENDEANADNDDDTHTERKVPTDKVFAVEYNELDEAVHEVVEASDMDGTDAHESVHELEQASGGTAAKETPELHPELEQASGGTAAEEDAPELHPELGEASGGTAAEEEAPELHPELEQASGGTAAEEDAPELHPELGEASGGTAAEEEAPELHPELEQASGGTAAEEEAPELGETSGGTAAEEEATELHPELREASGGTAAEEEAPELGEGSRSGNSATDRAVSRQGEAPSPVHISAAATAFYAYRSLTVPQRFIAHLAGPSDRQLEDLQRSHGVSIVRVRRTLHIKGHRDAVLQCHSHVRDEIAEWRRREVAEAQ from the exons ATGTCAAACATTTACAATAAAATGTACACAAAAACAGTCAGCAAAGACAAAATCCGGCGCACCGTGTACGGCACCTGCGTCATGCTGGCCGTCGACGGCGGCGCCAGCGGCGGGGCGCGGCCCCGCAAGGTGACCATCACCCTCCTCCGGCGTCGGGGGTGCTGGCGAGCCCTCAGCTCGCGGAGGGTGGGCGTCTTCGCCTTCCCGGAGGCGTGCGGCCCCACCTCCGTCCCTGCCccgctggacctggagtacctcttcaggtgcagcggCAAGGCAGACGCCGCAGCCATGCAGATCAAAATCTGTGTGGCGTACTACTGCCGCGGTGCCCCTCGCAAGGCCCGCGTTAGCTTGGATGAGTTCATGGAGCCGCTGCTTGATGGAGGCCGACCTGGCAGTTTCTACTTGTATATCTACGATGACAAGGTCGGCCTCCAGCAGGCCAGCCAACAGTTCCAGGCTCTTCCCACGGCATGGCCATTGGAACAGAAACCCGGCAAGGGTAAGAAGGCCGTGTATGACGAAGAACTCACTGACAATGATCACACCTACAGTGAATGGAAGACTTACCTGGAAAAGGTGTTTTCgatggatgatgatgaagaaagcaCTGACAATAATGACGACACCTACAGTGAATGGAAGActtacctagaaaaggtgttcTCAGTGGAAAATGATGAAGCAAACGCCGACAACGATGATGACACCCACACTGAAAGGAAGGTTCCCACGGACAAAGTGTTTGCGGTGGAATACAACGAACTTGACGAGGCGGTCCACGAGGTTGTGGAAGCCTCTGATATGGATGGCACTGATGCACACGAGTCGGTCCACGAGCTGGAGCAAGCCTCTGGTGGCACTGCCGCAAAGGAGACCCCCGAGCTGCACCCCGAGCTGGAGCAAGCCTCTGGTGGCACTGCCGCAGAGGAGGATGCCCCCGAGCTGCACCCCGAGCTGGGGGAAGCCTCTGGTGGCactgccgcagaggaggaggcCCCCGAG CTGCACCCCGAGCTGGAGCAAGCCTCTGGTGGCACTGCCGCAGAGGAGGATGCCCCCGAGCTGCACCCCGAGCTGGGGGAAGCCTCTGGTGGCactgccgcagaggaggaggcCCCCGAGCTGCACCCCGAGCTGGAGCAAGCCTCTGGTGGCactgccgcagaggaggaggcCCCCGAGCTGGGGGAAACCTCTGGTGGCACTGCTGCAGAAGAGGAGGCCACCGAGCTGCACCCCGAGCTGAGGGAAGCCTCTGGTGGCACTGCCGCAGAGGAAGAGGCCCCCGAGCTGGGGGAAGGCTCTCGGAGCGGGAATAGTGCCACAGACAGGGCAGTTTCCCGTCAAGGCGAGGCCCCTTCACCAGTGCACATCTCTGCCGCTGCCACAGCTTTCTACGCCTATCGCAGCCTCACCGTGCCTCAGAGATTCATCGCCCATCTCGCAGGCCCCAGTGACCGCCAGCTGGAGGACCTGCAGCGGAGCCACGGCGTCAGCATCGTGCGGGTCCGGCGTACCTTGCACATCAAGGGCCACAGGGACGCCGTCCTGCAGTGCCACAGCCACGTGCGCGATGAAATCGCTGAGTGGCGGAGGCGCGAGGTCGCCGAGGCTCAGTAA